In a single window of the Bufo bufo chromosome 5, aBufBuf1.1, whole genome shotgun sequence genome:
- the LOC121002359 gene encoding mucin-5AC-like, with protein MASRTGRALCAMLTLLLIAVEGQRITSTNVYPAPSTTGAEERSMTPSESGTTASIREDGGNVSSATSPDISIPTTVDPNGSQAATMIGTSETIITTIDPDTTPDISHTIVAKSMGPGTTKMNEPTPIIRQTSVRNGTGASTKNVIGPAAGSNTTNITYTTTEIKNISLTDRTGDSSSTSPALITGAAPTYGISPTTERLTRTDTDIKTTINPTTESSPVTLRDPTTYNHTTNGTNTTGTSSTHITSGTDSTGRVLQLTLLQAESEIQQLVPDIEVTSV; from the exons aTGGCCTCCAGGACGGGCCGGGCTCTGTGTGCGATGCTCACTCTGCTACTGATAGCTG TTGAAGGTCAGAGAATCACCAGCACAAATGTATATCCAGCTCCATCAACTACAGGAGCAGAAGAACGTTCCATGACACCATCTGAGTCTGGCACCACAGCTTCCATAAGAGAAGATGGAGGCAATGTATCATCAGCCACATCACCGGACATCAGCATCCCCACCACAGTGGACCCTAATGGAAGTCAGGCTGCAACTATGATCGGGACATCAGAGACCATCATCACTACTATTGATCCAGATACAACACCAGACATCAGCCATACCATTGTGGCCAAAAGTATGGGCCCCGGCACCACAAAAATGAATGAACCAACACCAATCATCAGACAGACAAGTGTGAGAAATGGAACTGGCGCCAGCACCAAAAATGTGATTGGACCAGCAGCTGGTAGCAATACAACCAACATTACCTATACAACCACTGAAATCAAGAATATCAGCCTGACAGATCGAACAGGTGACAGCAGTTCTACCAGTCCTGCACTTATAACTGGTGCCGCTCCTACATATGGCATCAGTCCAACCACTGAGAGACTTACCAGGACTGATACAGACATCAAGACTACAATCAATCCCACAACTGAAAGCAGCCCTGTAACCCTGAGAGATCCAACAACTTACAACCATACAACCAATGGGACAAACACAACTGGTACCAGTTCTACCCATATAACCAGTGGGACAGACTCAACTG GACGGGTCCTACAACTGACATTATTACAAGCAGAATCAGAGATACAACAACTGGTGCCGGACATAGAAGTGACATCGGTTTAA